DNA from Pelagibacterium nitratireducens:
GAGAGGTGCGGGATCCTTTTGCTGCGGAGACGGACAATGACGCGCTTTAGCCTGGCGATCGCATGTTTCGCCCTTCTTGCCGGACCGGCATTGGCCCAGAGCACGGCCAGCGATCCCGCCGGGTTCGGCGGCCTGGCCGGCGAGGCGGACGAACAGGTCAACGTGACGGCCGACAACCTCGACGTGCTCGAAAACGAAAGTACGGCGCTGTTTACCGGCAATGTGGTGATTACCCAGGGCACGATGGAGCTCGAAGCGCCCCAGGTCGAGACCGTTTACGGCGAAGGCGGGCCTTCGGACCTTGAAAGCTTTTCGGCCTCGGGTGGGCGGGTGAAAATGGCGTTCGACGACCAGACCGTGGAAGCCGATACCGCCGATTACGATTTCGGCGACCGGGTGCTGGTGTTCACCGGCTCGGTGGTGGTGGTCAATGCCAGCGGCACCGTCAATGCCGATCGGCTGGTGATCGACACGCGGGCCGGCACCTCCTCGTTCAGCTCCGCGGGTGGTGGCGGGCGCGTCACCAGCACCTTTACGCCGGGGGGCTGATGGGCGGCATCGACCAGACCGGCTGGCTCGTCGCCCACGGTCTTGCCAAGAGTTTTGGAAGGCGCGCCGTGGTGCGCGACGTCTCGATTGCGGTGCGGCGCGGTGAGGCGGTGGGTCTGCTCGGACCCAACGGGGCGGGCAAGACGACGGTTTTTACCATGATCATGGGACTGGTTCGGCCCGATGGCGGCGAGGTGCTACTCGACGGGCTTTCGATCACCCATCTGCCGCTCTATCAGCGCGGACGGCTGGGCATCGGCTATCTGCCGCAAGAGGCCTCGATCTTTCGCGGGCTGAGCGTGAAGGACAATGTGCTGGCCGTGCTCGAAGGGCATATCAAAAACAAGAAAGAGCGCCATGCACGGCTCGACGAATTGCTCGACGAGTTTTCGGTTTCCCACCTGCGCGATGCCGATGCGCTGGCGCTGTCGGGGGGTGAGCGGCGGCGTGTGGAAATTGCCCGCGCGCTGGCGGCGGACCCCAAATTCATGCTGCTCGACGAACCGTTTGCCGGGGTCGATCCGATTGCGGTGGCCGATATCCAGGGGCTGGTGCGCCAGCTCACCCAGCGCGGCATCGGAGTTCTAATCACCGACCATCAGGTGCGTGAAACTTTCGGGTTGGTGGACAGGGCCTATCTGATCCACGGCGGCAAGGTAATGATCCAGGGCCGGCCCGAGACCATCATGGCCGACCCCGACGCGCGGCGGGTTTATCTGGGCGAAAGCTTCAAGCTCTAGCCTTTGGCACCACTTGGCACGGAAATTGTATGGCATGCCTTGAAGGGCTGTCACAAAGCCGCTAGGTTCGCCCAGTCGACGTCCTTGGTTGTCGCGTGTCCGAACCGAACAACCGTTTCCACTTATTCTGGACACGCTCCGGCGTGGGACGCTTCGATTTGGGGGAATTGAGTGGGAGCTCTTTAGGCATGGCGCTGTCGCCACGGCTGGATGTCCGGCAAACCCAGACATTGACGCTGACGCCGCAACTGATGGCGTCGATCCGGCTGTTGCAGCTGAGCCATCTTGAGCTGAGCGCTTTCGTCGATGCCGAGCTGATGCGCAATCCGCTGCTCGAAAGCACCGATGCGCCCGATGGCGATACGCCCATGGAGCGCGAGCGGGCCGAGGAGATCGACCCCTATCGCGACGTTGTCGACTATTCCGATCATCTGGGCAGCGCAACGAGTATCGCGAACAGTTTCGATACCGAGGCTTCCAACCTTTTTCCCGAGCAGTCAGGGCAGGATTCGCTGAGCCAGTCGAGCTCGTGGCCCGAAGGCAAGGGCGGCGCGTTGGGCGGCGAGGCGCCCGATATCGACCAATATGTGTCTGCCCAGATCTCGCTGGCCGACCATCTGGCCGATCAGGTCAACCTGATCGTAAACGACCCCGCCGAACGGCTGATCGCCCGCAGCCTCGTCGATAACCTCGACGAGCGCGGGTATCTGATGGCCGAGATCGACCAGATCGCCGAGCAGCTCGGTGCCGATGCCGGAACCGTCGAGGCCGTGCTGGGCAAGGTGCAGGGGTGCGAGCCGCTTGGGGTTTTTGCGCGCTCGCTTTCGGAATGCCTGTCTATCCAGCTGGCCGAAAAGGACAGGCTGGATCCCATGATGGCCGGGCTGCTGGCCCATCTCGATCTGGTGGCCAGTCACGATCTGGCGCTGCTGGGCAAAAAGATCGGGGCGGACCGCGAGGATATTTTCGACATGCTGGCCGAATTGCGCGAACTCGATCCACGTCCAGGCCGGGCGTTCGATTTTTCGCCGGTGCAATCGGTGGTGCCCGATGTGTTCGTCAAACGCGGCAATGACGGCGGATGGCAGGTCGAGCTCAATTCCGACGTGCTGCCGCGGGTTCTGGTCAACCGGGTCTATTATGCCTCGATTTCCAAAAAAACCCGCGACCCGGAGGAAAAGACCTTCCTTGTCGATTGTCTCAATACGGCGAACTGGCTTACCAAGAGCCTCGACCAGCGTGCCCAGACGATCCTAAAAGTGGCCACCGAAATCGTCAAACAGCAGGACGGGTTCCTGCGGCACGGCGTTTCCCATCTGCGGCCGATGACGCTCAAGGCCGTTGCCACCGAGATCGAGATGCACGAATCGACGGTGTCGCGGGTGACGGCGAACAAATATATCGCGACGCCGCGCGGGCTGTTCGAGATGAAATATTTCTTCACGACCGCGCTCAATTCCTCCTCGGGCGGCGACGATCATTCGGCCGAGGCGGTGCGCCACCGTATCCGCCAGCTGATCGAGGGAGAAAAGCCCGAGGCGATCCTGTCGGACGACACGATTGCCGAAATGCTCAAGCGCGAACAGGGAATCGATGTGGCCCGCCGGACCGTTGCCAAGTACCGCGAAGGCATGGGCATTGCCTCCTCGGTGATCCGGCGCCGCCAGAAGAAGGCACAGATGGCGTAGAGCCTGTCCCAGCCCGATTGGATCAGGCTTTGGCTTTGTTTTGTCGTGTGACCGAACCGGAAAAGCCTGCAACGTTTCGCCTCGCGGCCCTCCGGGTCCGATCACACTCAAGGTGCATCGGGCAAATGGTCTATTGACCCTCCTAGCGATTGCCCTCTACACAGTTTTTTCCAGATTTGCGGGGAGTCCATGGCAGAACGCGCCCATTCTTACGATTACGACCAGTTGCTGGCCTGTGGGCGCGGTGAGCTTTTTGGACCGGGAAATGCGCAATTGCCGCTCCCGCCCATGCTCATGTTCGACCGCATTACGCGGATCGACGACGATGGCGGGCCACATGGCAAGGGGCAGGTGCGGGCCGAACTCGACGTTTCTCCCGACCTGTGGTTTTTTGCCTGCCATTTCCACGGCGATCCGGTCATGCCGGGCTGCCTGGGGCTGGATGCACTGTGGCAGATGACCGGATTTTTTCTCGGCTGGGGCGGATCGCCCGGGCGTGGGCGGGCGTTGGCGGGTGAGATCAAGTTTACCGGCCAGGTTACAAACGACGTCAAAATGGTCGAATATGGTATCGACATCAAACGCGTCGTACGCTCGCGCCTGACGCTGGGAATCGCCGACGGCTATGTAAAAGCCGATGGAAAGACCATATATGAGGCCAAGGATCTGCGGGTCGGCCTTTTTACGGACATGGGCGCCCTTTAAGTTTCGGGCCGAACTATACGTCTGACAGGAAAGACCAAGGGGCATAAATGAAGCGCGTTGTGGTCACCGGCATGGGGATCGTCTCCTCGATCGGAAACACTCTCGACGAGGTGCTCGACAGCCTTAAAAACGCGCGTCCGGGAATTTCCCGGGCGCAGGATTATGT
Protein-coding regions in this window:
- the lptB gene encoding LPS export ABC transporter ATP-binding protein, which codes for MGGIDQTGWLVAHGLAKSFGRRAVVRDVSIAVRRGEAVGLLGPNGAGKTTVFTMIMGLVRPDGGEVLLDGLSITHLPLYQRGRLGIGYLPQEASIFRGLSVKDNVLAVLEGHIKNKKERHARLDELLDEFSVSHLRDADALALSGGERRRVEIARALAADPKFMLLDEPFAGVDPIAVADIQGLVRQLTQRGIGVLITDHQVRETFGLVDRAYLIHGGKVMIQGRPETIMADPDARRVYLGESFKL
- the fabA gene encoding 3-hydroxyacyl-[acyl-carrier-protein] dehydratase FabA, translating into MAERAHSYDYDQLLACGRGELFGPGNAQLPLPPMLMFDRITRIDDDGGPHGKGQVRAELDVSPDLWFFACHFHGDPVMPGCLGLDALWQMTGFFLGWGGSPGRGRALAGEIKFTGQVTNDVKMVEYGIDIKRVVRSRLTLGIADGYVKADGKTIYEAKDLRVGLFTDMGAL
- the rpoN gene encoding RNA polymerase factor sigma-54, which gives rise to MALSPRLDVRQTQTLTLTPQLMASIRLLQLSHLELSAFVDAELMRNPLLESTDAPDGDTPMERERAEEIDPYRDVVDYSDHLGSATSIANSFDTEASNLFPEQSGQDSLSQSSSWPEGKGGALGGEAPDIDQYVSAQISLADHLADQVNLIVNDPAERLIARSLVDNLDERGYLMAEIDQIAEQLGADAGTVEAVLGKVQGCEPLGVFARSLSECLSIQLAEKDRLDPMMAGLLAHLDLVASHDLALLGKKIGADREDIFDMLAELRELDPRPGRAFDFSPVQSVVPDVFVKRGNDGGWQVELNSDVLPRVLVNRVYYASISKKTRDPEEKTFLVDCLNTANWLTKSLDQRAQTILKVATEIVKQQDGFLRHGVSHLRPMTLKAVATEIEMHESTVSRVTANKYIATPRGLFEMKYFFTTALNSSSGGDDHSAEAVRHRIRQLIEGEKPEAILSDDTIAEMLKREQGIDVARRTVAKYREGMGIASSVIRRRQKKAQMA
- a CDS encoding LptA/OstA family protein; translated protein: MTRFSLAIACFALLAGPALAQSTASDPAGFGGLAGEADEQVNVTADNLDVLENESTALFTGNVVITQGTMELEAPQVETVYGEGGPSDLESFSASGGRVKMAFDDQTVEADTADYDFGDRVLVFTGSVVVVNASGTVNADRLVIDTRAGTSSFSSAGGGGRVTSTFTPGG